Below is a window of Burkholderia multivorans ATCC BAA-247 DNA.
ACGAAGCGGCTGATCGAGCAGGCCGGGCGGCGCTGCGAAGCGATCGCCTGCGACGTCGGCGACCGGCGGCAGGCATTCGACGCGGTGGCGCGCACGGTCGAGCGGCTCGGCCGGCTCGATGTGCTCGTCAACAACGCGGGCGAACAGCATCCGCAGCCGAGCCTCGAGGAAGTCAGCGAAGAACAGCTCGAACGCACGTTCCGCACCAACGTGTACGGCATGTTCTTCTGCACGCAGGCCGCGCTCAAGCACATGCAGCCCGGCGCGCGCATCGTCAACACCGCATCGGTGACGGCCTATCACGGCAGCCCGAAGCTGCCCGACTATTCGGCGACGAAGGGCGCGATCGTCGCGTTTACGCGCTCGCTGTCGATCGAGCTCGCCGAGCGCGACATCCGCGTGAACGCGGTCGCGCCGGGGCCGATCTGGACGCCGCTGATTCCGTCCACATTCACGGCCGAGCAGGTCGCGAAATTCGGCTCGAACGTGCCGCTGAAGCGGCCGGGGCAGCCGGACGAACTGATCGGCTGTTACGTGCTGCTCGCATCCGAAGGCGCGAGCTACATGACGGGGCAGACGCTGCACCCGAACGGCGGCTCGATCGTCGGCGGCTGACGCCGCCTCACGCAAGGAGGAACCGAATGAGAACCCACAACTGGACGATCGCGGCACTCGCCGCCGCGGGCGTGCTCGGTCTGTCGACGGCCGCGCACGCACAGATGCCGAGCGAGCCGCCGGCATCGAATTCGCACGTGCCGGGCGGCGTCGTGAACCCGTCGTCGGGCGCGGCCGCTGCCGACAGCGGCATCGCGAAGTCGCCGCAGGGCACCGACGCCGAGTTCGTCGACAAGGCGGCGCTCGGCGGCAAGA
It encodes the following:
- a CDS encoding SDR family oxidoreductase, whose product is MTTAQTPPPQKQTQQPGTEREMNPKPRDEAADYVGSGKLAGKVALVTGGDSGIGRAVAIGFAKEGADVAIVYLKESDDAAHTKRLIEQAGRRCEAIACDVGDRRQAFDAVARTVERLGRLDVLVNNAGEQHPQPSLEEVSEEQLERTFRTNVYGMFFCTQAALKHMQPGARIVNTASVTAYHGSPKLPDYSATKGAIVAFTRSLSIELAERDIRVNAVAPGPIWTPLIPSTFTAEQVAKFGSNVPLKRPGQPDELIGCYVLLASEGASYMTGQTLHPNGGSIVGG